Genomic segment of Primulina tabacum isolate GXHZ01 chromosome 11, ASM2559414v2, whole genome shotgun sequence:
ATACAATACCTCTAGGAAACACTCTCCGAattcacaatttttttatcCTATTTTATCCTATTAAAACCTTCATTAAAATGAGAAAttgctttataaaattttcattttcaaatacTTTCTTGATTTGTGTGAAAACACACAAACCTAAATGAGTGAGACGGAGGGAGTAGTATTTTTCCAGATTGACcaagtttttcaaaaatatatatttactaGAAAAAATACATCATTCTCATCCAGTAAAAACTTATGTAGGATTCTATCAATCATTAGGGATTGTTCTTAACCTCATTGAAAATGGATTCTACAATTTTCACTTAAAAATCAGTTTTTTGTGTTTCTTAACCTCAAATTTTACTTTTGTTTCTACTCAGTTTAAATCAAATCAAGAAGTTGGCCCCATGTGATTCTGATTCTTCAGAACTCAAAAATGATTATGgtattttgataaataaatgcATTTTTTTGACACTCTAACCCTTTATTTTGTCTAATCCAAAATTACCTTTTACATTAATTTAGGATTCACAATAAGCTATCAAACCCCATCTTTTGTAAACATTCCAATAAGGATAATTTTGGCATTTTATCAAAAACTAGTATTAAAATTACTAATTTACCAAACACTCTATTTCGAAAAAAATGTCAGTTTTTAACTTTGATTTTCAAACACCACtgcttctgattttttttttccactattcacaatttataaatttaattagttATCAAAAAACATAATCTTTTGCAAACTCTCCCCAAGATTctatttgatttgttttcttatAAAATTAGGCATCTCAACCTACACAAATGCTTGTATCTATCATCATTTGTATGTCGACAACAGACCAAGAATGTACTCTATCTCCAGTTTCCACATTATCATAATAGCATCCTTTATCTATCAACAAATATAATGGACAAGGTTCGGGTTGTTACCAGATGTCTACAGGGCAAGACGGCCGTGTTTTTGACCTCAGTCATGCAAATGACACATTCTTTTCCCAAGTCCATGCCACTGATAGTTGTTTCATCTGAATTGTTAATTCCAAAAATCTCACGCAATTCGTAACGAACACCATCAATCCATAGAATTTGcttcatcactttcacttgGAATTTCCCATCATTCTTCTTTTCTAGGACAGCCTGAGAGATTTGTGCATGTGGAGACGCATTTATCACTTCTAGATTTGAATGTTCACCCTCAAGCGAGATCGATACACATGACTCTGCTAATATAACAAGAGGATAAACATCCTCCCCTGGAGAAGGTGTAGACAGGTCATCAGTATCGAAGAAGCCTAGGTCCACACCTGTTCCTGGTGTCTGGCTAAATTTTTGGCCCAGTCCTTTCCCGAAGGGGATTTTAACAGGCTTGATCTCGGGATACACGGGAGTGAACGAACAGTTGGGGCCTTCCTTGCCAAAATAGAAGACAGTGATGCTGCATTAGAAGAGCAAGGATACTGAGTAAAAGAAAAAATCTTGCAAGCACCAAATCATAGAGAAGATaatttgtagagcccaaaatcagtatatgtaaaacccatgcatttatttaaattgctaaattatatatttaattttaacatGATTTttacgatgcatgatttatgatctttgcattattttaaattattacatgttcatttgatgcacgttaaaatgttttcttgagtttatgtttcatgcgaatattcgatgcagcatcgggaaaagagaccggtgatgaTTTAGATGATTTACGATTAaaaattgtggtattttatttcaagtcaagaaattagtattttaaatgatttatgaaattttaagcattttaaagcctaattttatttattaagtgattttaagattttaaactttttaaataCTAAGTTGATTATCGAGAGATTTTAATCTACTAATTGACACTcaattattgttttatttaaaattttgtttggGGTTAAATAATTAGATTATTACTATcttatcattaattatttaattaagcaatttttagGGTAGCACCTAGGCGCCTGATAGGCGCTGCAGCGCTACTCCTCAGCACCTAGGCGCTGGTTCATGGGCTTTCGAGCTTCAAGTTTAGGTACTATTGCTTCATTTGGGTATTAATACGTCGTTATGTCCAAGCTTGATGAGAGTTAGACTAGTTGTTACGAGTCTTGAATGGGAATCTTTGAGTCACGATTTAAACGGGGTTCGGGTTTTCCAttgtttgggaaatgttcataaTTCACATCAGGATTtggttcggggttcgatgtcatggtttagtatgatgtttaacatggtcaagtcccgagtggtcTAAAATTCATAAGttttttatttacttcggtggtgagtttGATTGGTATGATTTAAGTTATGAAATTTGAGTTGCTTGAAATACATGTGTTAGCATGTGCAGCAGTaacccaagcgagatccaacaaatctctcaacgctatgtaagtatgttcgatgtgcaaaagaaaatattttatgtttttaaggtatggtaattgtcttgtgaccaaagatgaacgggtttggaagccggagaacgtgttcgaggacctctccaccccggtaaagtatgaccgggttttgatcaggattggaaagcggtaaagtatgaccagtgatcaatccacccggtaaagtatgaccggtgatcttatgtggtagtggacatccctgtcaggccagtactgtggtttagtccgATCATGCGCATTAtgttatgagtcacttgctttgaaacatatctgtacgcaaaatgatgatgatatgaatgTTTAAgtgtgtatgatgcaagtacgtttatgaaatgttggcacgtctatgtttatgcaaGTATGTCAAAATTTAAGTATGTATgagctactttaaaatgcatgtgattgtattaTACTTGCTATTTcctagtttatacatgttgagtctttagactcactagacttgatcgatgcaggtgagacgAGTATGAGAaggcgagaggtggggaccagtgagttggctcggcCAGTGCAGAGGCCTAACCTGAGGACCGCAtagttttcaaggattttatgcatgttatttcGTTTACTCTGATTTCTTTTTCAGgaattatttcatgttgtttaATCAAGTACTTTTGCAAGCTCGTTTACATTttgtcaaatattttatttgtactGTATTTTGAAAGATGACtacttatttaataaaaaaatttattttttccacaaattttaagTGTGTTTAAAAGTTACGGTAGTTCCAAATGCCAAAAATCATCACTAGATCCAATATTTATTCAACTTCTTATTAAGGCCACAAGCAAACCGAAAGGCATTTCAACATTGATAGGCGACAACAGCAGACATATGATAAAATGTCTCATCGAGTGATACAAAATCAGCAAAAACAGAAAACAGGAACAACATAATAACATAAGAGCAGAAATACCTTCCATCAACCAAAGCATCAAATGTGAAGGTAACCAAATGGCAATCTTCGTTCTGAACATCCAATTGAAGCTTTATGGTGTCCTTATGGACATTCACATCATTCTTAATCTTTTTGGCACTTTGATGATCAACGTAAGGAACAGGAGGATGTGAGGGTGGCGCCGGCCGCGGAAGACAGGCCGGTGATTGGCCCCACCCGCTGATCTGAGGTATATAATAGGGACGGTAGTTCGAGTGCTGACCAGTGGGTCTGGGGTAGTAATTTGAGAAGTTGTAACTGTAGTTGTTGTAACTAAATGGGGGGATGGGAGGTGGCGGAGGAGAGGGAGGAGGGTAGGGATGTTGCTCCGGTGGTGGTGGGAATGTAGTAGGACGCGGCGCGTTGGCCGCAAAAGCATAGCTTGGTGGTTGGATAGATTGAGCTGGTCGCGTTGGATAGATAGAATTGTGGAGTGATGCGGACTGCGGTGGTGGTAGTGGTTGTGGAGTTGAAAGgttggtggtggaggtggtggtggtagGAGAAGAAGGTTCTGATGAAGAGGAGGGCGGAGGGGGTGGTTGGTGGTGGTGGCGATGCCTTTTACTCCAGGTTATGCCCATATTCGGCGGCGGTGGCCCCCGGTGGTCGACGGTGACGGTGACGGTGGATGAGGGAAACTTCTATGCTCAGTGATTCAGAGAGACGAGTCAAAAAGTTGGGAGGAAATCTCGCTTTGACAAAATTACAATACAAGGTTAGAGAGAGGAGCTTTCCTTTGAAAAATATAGCTGGAAAGCgtcttttgaatttttataatattgatTTCGtctcatttttttaaaactgtTTATatgaataataattaatatttaaaattagttaatatattaaaattattgatataatataatgaatattttaaaattttaaatattattataaaaatatatttaatttgagaTAACACTCAAACTAGGATAACAATTTCTTgtcattaaattaaattttttttaatcttaatCGAATGGAACCgctacaattaaaaataatataaaaatatttaaaagatcatatatcatatttcaaataaaaatcagtaaataaataattttcaaaaaatcacttttttgtcattattaaatgaataaattttattaaaatttttaattatttttgaaaacatattaaaaaaatatttatattaaagttttaataataataataataattgcaaATAGTCAATATATCAAAAATTTATGATTATACTCTTTTAAAAAGTTagaaaacataatattatataaaaaaataatattttatatgataGAGAGTAgtgataattaaatatatataagtaatacaaaactcaaaattataACCGAAATTaagtaaaatgatataatcaatgcaaacattttaatgtaatttatatttttaagagagtcaaatttaaatttaaatttgaatttaaaaaattattaaaatacttcaaattaaattatgtatttattttatatttgttttcaaatatttaatgcaGAAGTTGaatgtattgatatttgttaAGTATTTTTTATAACATACTATTTTTTGCAAGAATTTCcaaatatggaaaaatttatgtttttatatatactAATATTTAACTCGTGtgatgtatgagatgatattattgaaaattaattattataaaaatgaatatatatttaaattcaaataaacaaatataattataaatcatataattaagaaacaaaattttatttcacaaaatctaaaaaatttctttaaatataacttTTGTCATTGATTTTCCGACTTATATCACtatcatatataaaaatatttagatCCTTAGGATACGTAACTCTAGATACAACGATATACAATTGATCATAactaaaaacatatttttttcaaaagaaGTCctgcatgaaataaatattggACCTGATTTTTGTGGTTTGTCGTTGCGTATGATATAATCAAATGAAGTTGTCTTCGTTTGAATTTGAAAGAAAGTTTTGATTCAGAAGGGGTTAATGATATTCTTGGAATAATCATTTTACGACCTGCATTACTTTAAGTCAGAATCAACCCTTCCAAAACATGATTTCAAAGCCTCGTCAAAATCAACCTAGTGTCATTGCGTAATCCAAATAATGATCTATGTCCCGCAACAACATAACCGGAGTTTCTACTTTCAAGTCTAACTCATGATTCGGTAGTCCAGAACATCTTATTGCATTTAAAATTTTGGGATAAGCACATCATGAAATAGACACGTCATATCAAAACTTAGATACAATTTTCTCTCGGAATGATTTATGgaaatcatttatttttttgtagatTGAACGATATCAAGAGTCGGGGGCCAATATAGCTCTTCGTTGCAAATATGTTGCATCGGTGACAATATTGCCAAACAACGGATATGTGATCTCAAAAATTTGTTGCAATATGATCAATGTAATATTTGTTCATCCAAATTTTCGCATAACCATCATTTGTTTATCCAAATTTTTCATCCCATAATTCAACAATCCAATTCGAAAATTGCTTCATTTCAGCACTTTCTTCACCAGAATCCAAATTCTTCAATCGCGTGTTTTTTGTCAATCGAAGTACTTGGCAATATTTCCAAAGGTGCAATGAATTAATAGTGACAAGAACAATATCATGTctattatcgtttgaaatagcaTGCAATATTTGTCGAAAATCACTgccaaaaacaattattttgccTCCGAAGGGAAGAAGAAGGCTTGAATGATTGACAAATCTCATTATACCTTTCATGTTTTTGTTCAAAGCttcaaaacaaaatttatttGTCATTGGAACTTCATACCAAATGATAAGCTTAGATTTTACTATAAGTTTTGCAAGAGGACTCTCTTATTTGATATTACATAATGATTCATAGTTAGGATTAAATGACATTGCAATGCCAGAATAAGTTGTTCTTCCACCATGGAGGATAAGAGATGCTATGTCATTGGATATCACGTTCAAAACAAATTCTCTCTTTGTTCTGAAGCATGCATACATAGTTTTCTTTACAATATTTTTCCAGTACCTCCATATCCATATACAAAGAAAATCTCTCTCGAATTTGAATCAAcaacaattataattatatcatacacTTGACATTGCTCATGGTTCAAATTACTGAAGAGATTATGATGTTCTTTCGACATATATCTTCTATCAAGCCGTAACTCATCTCGTGTTAAGCTATTTTGCGAATATTGAAGATATTGATCACTCGAAAAAAACATTGGTTGAAATCCACATAAACTATTTCCACAACTTTGCAATAGTTTCACAATTTCCACCAACACACGACTTTTAATCTCATCCTCATTCAATTCCAActgtaaataattttttttagaatatataaatatatatagattgcaaaaatttaaacatagaaggcaataatatatttttgcaTACCTGGATGGTGCAACATGTTATATTGTTTGTATAAAATATTATCTGATAAATTCGTCCAAAATGAATCTCAAACTATTTCATGTCGATTGATACTATATGATGATAATAGGATAACAAATAAAACTCTCATGGGCAGTGTTGAAGCCAAATAACTTGTCTCAATAATACCATCGACATACTCTTTGTCGTCATTTAACGACCCTAATACATAGAAAGAATCACGAAACGAAGGGTATTGAACATcattaacaaaatatatatcatCATAGCACGTTGCACCACGAACTACATTGAGGAGAGATCTCAGATATTAAATATCACCACAATCCGGAGGAACATAACAAAATGCGTCCAATTGaaaaatttttgttttctaaGAACAAATTCTTGTGTATCTCGCTTTCAAACAAATTTCCTTGGTAATTCAACATATGTTAATTCTCTCGGCTTTAGATATTTCTTATTAGCTTCCATCCAAGCAAGAAACATGCTCTGATTAACACTAGGCCGATCAAGAATAGTATCGATTTAATCCATAtcagagaaaataaaattttattcattcagAAGATGAAAGCTCAAACGCTCAATGGGTGGGTCTCTGTATTGGATCTCAAATCCAAAAATTTTCTATGCAACCTTTCACAAGGAAATGTATCTGCGGTCATAGTACATATTGACTTCATCAACATTTTCCCCCAAAACTCTCATTATCTGAGCTCTGATAAAATGATGTAGTCACACGATCATGTCTTTATTTATATACTTGAACAAATATATGTTTGCTCGAAATTGGTTACACCATTCGACATTCATATGTGATCTGTACCAAATCAAAGAATAACAATTGTGAGGAACAACGAACCTGTTAACCATATTAACATCATTATTGAGAATTTTTCGTGAATTATCTCTGCGTCTATAatctaggtatcaaatgatatgtgTGGCTTTAAGTATTTTATTGTGTCGTTTTGAATCGCATTCATGCATGTTTCATTTAGGTTGCCTctatatttagtttttttttttaatatgtcATGTGTAATATTTGTTTTTCATGTGTTTGATTTGAATTGTAAGCAATGTGATCAAGAAATGTCGATTTCATAGGCCAAAGTAGAGTCAGGCATGCTGAGGCGCGTGAAATTGACCGCCCTAGCATGCACAAGAAGAAAAACATAGTTGATCTACGATCCAGGCGCACAGGGCGGGCTATTTCGGCCGCCCCATCGCACACGAGAAATGTGAAAAAGAAGAATTTGGGCAAAAGGTGAGCTGGGTTAGACAATTTCAGACTCCCGAACGTGATCaggaaagaaaaaaatattctatTGATTTGTTTCCAACTTTCTTGATGGCCACCTACTTGGAAAATCCATAGTACACAGTTTTAAAGAGAATGTCAGCACTTTGGAGAGTTTTATCAGCAAGAGTGAGCCGCCGCATGCGAGGAAAAGAAACCGGAGTCGAGGAAACTTGAAGAattcaatattttaattattttttgaatattttattatGACGTCTAGTAGCTAAATCTTTTATTTGTTAGGATTTAAGGGGATTCTACCCCGAaacttttttatatataattaaacaATCGACTTTTGTAGTATGCTTGATTGTGTTATTATTTTTCTCTTGATTATCTAGCTATTtttgataatatattattttgtgaatgagtcGAAGAATAgttttcaatatgaacaagtaACACAAtccgtggatttacaatttacattgACATATGAAATTGAATACACGTTGATACTTATAGTCCAATAGGTCGAAACCTAAGGGGTTTTACCAATCATGTATGCAACTAACctttgataaatatttaaagaCATCTAATTATTTCGTCGTGTCGAGACAATTTAGCATATCTTGAGAGAGAATCTTAATAATTAGAGGATCATGTCAAAAGCTGGAACAAAAGTCGAAATCGATTAAATGAATTAGTAAAAGGTAGGTGAACCTAGATTCTCAACAAATATTGTTTctaattgatttttaaaattaattttaaattgtcTATCTTTATTTACTCCTTGCAATACATCTTGCCTTGAATTTATTAGATAGCATACCATTCAAATTTTCATTACTATTTACTAAAGATTATTTCTTGAAAATAACAATCGTGTGATACTCTTTGTGGGATGATATTTGTACTCTGTACACTATATTATAATTtgaattgtgcacttgcaattTATTCAggcataaaatattaaattttatttggggATTTACAATGCAAGAAAAGTTCGACCACGTTTTTGACATCATTGTCGGGGATCGAAATCAGGTCACCCGTGTGACAAGCGGGAATACTCTTtattatatgtattttattgTGTCATTTTGACATACATTCATGCATCTatattaagttttttttatatgtcATGCATAATATTTGTTTTCCATGTGTTTGGGTTGAATTGTAGGCAATGCGATTAAGAAAGGTGGATTTCATAGGTCAAAGTTGAGCCAGGCACGCTAGTGTGGGTGAAATTGACATCCTAGTGCGCACAAGAAGAAGAATATAGGATTGATATGCGAGTCAGGCGTGCTGGGGCGGGAAATTCCAGCCGCCCTAGCGAACACgagaaatgagaaaaagaaGAATTTGCGCAAAGGGTGCGCTAGGACATGCAATTTTAGTCGCCTCAGCGCGATCAGGAAGGTTCTTTTTAACTTTCTTGATGACCACCAACTTAAAGCCCTAGTACACGATTTTAAAGAGATTGTCAGAACTTTGGAGAGTTTTATCAGCTAGAGAAAATCACCGCACGTGAGAAAAAGGAACCTGAGTCGAGGAAACTTGAAGAATTCGAGATTTTCGTGTAGCAAATCTTCAGTTCTTCATCTATTATAGTATTTTTAGTTTGAAACTTTATTTTAGTTATTGTTTGAACATAATTTATATGTTATCATCGTATATTACCAAATTGTAACATAGCTATACTATTTTTGACAACAATAAAACGATCAATTGAATCTCCTCGATCTAACAATGATAAAATAACTCAAATAATTTCACAATTCactaacaaaaataaaataatccaACTTATTTccaaaaatgactaaaatttaatttatgtgctaaaaattcaaattaacaatttaattatCAAGACTTAATTCCAAAATTCTCAATATTTCACCAAAGcacaaattatttttaataattcagcATTTcgtaattaaatataatatttgattataattatcgaataatctcccaaataatttattttccaacttttcaaattgaactatttATTTAACTAATTATCGCTCCAACATAATCTTAAAAAAACTCTAATGACAACACATAAACGATAATCCTCAATATGTGAACAAACTAGTTCAATATACAAATATCGGGTCGAATGTTTATACCTCAAAGCTGATCAACACTTGAACCTACGACATAAATCCAATATATAAGTCAATATAACGAATTAATATTGACAAAACGAATTTAAATCGGATCATTTaaaagagtatgtctcttatgagacggtctcacaaattttatctgtgagactggTCAACCCAactgatattcataataaacaGTAATACTCTTTaccttaaaaaataatattttaaaatattattatcacaaaatacgataattgagaccatctcacacaattttttgccaATTTAAAATCTCGAATTCAGCATCCCCTACTAAATTGAACCAAAATATGGAATTTCGAGCTTGTTATTACCGAGAACCGTTGCTAGATTGAACGTAGGTGGTCTCGAGGTGGTGATTCACATGAAAAATCATCGGAGTTCACTGGGAACTCGCTAACGGTGGTTGAAACTTCTCCGTAATCTCCAAGAATCGAGCCAAAATCTCACCTAAAAACCGGACAAGAACTAGCGCATTGTTGGGCTGTCGAGCTCAGATCTGCACGTTCAGGGAAGGGAATGGAGCGCACGGTGTTGGGGAAGAAGGCACCGCACTCTTCGCTGCTAACTTCGGCAGCTGCGTGGCGCACGACGATTGCTGTACAGGGAAAGAAAAGCGACATAAAAGCGACATATCTTCTCCTCctcctttttttcttttgtttccttTCTTTGTAAATGTATGTGTgcgcataaaatatcatgtaaattggttattaaatatattaattcatgtttttttatctcatttttataattaattaggaCTCGTGTTATCTATACTTAGTATTTATATCGTTTAAATTTGacgatattctaaaatatataattttaacacacttctaatttatttgacataattaattattttaattaatcaactcaataattattttaattatatcaaattatcAGATAATTAATTCTTGGGccttaaaacaattattttcaattttcttCATAATAAATACTATAATATTTTTAGTTTATGTTATTGTATTTTCACCTATAATAAATATCTAAACAAGTTATCTTCTCCTATGCATGAGGTTATGTAATAATACAAAATTTTATGTTTGGATAAAATCATTATATTTTCATCCATCTCaggttatatttatttttcaaaattaaatcaattactCTACATCTTAAGGCGAAAAACAAAACAAGATTGTGCTAAATGTTGCTGAAGGAACTGTGACAGGAACCATCAGTTATGACTAAAGGTGGGCATAAAAccgaaaaaatcgaaaaaaccGACCGAACCGAATAATTCGGTTTAAATGGTTCGGTTTTTCGGTCGGTTACGGTTTCAAAATTTATGAAATTCGGTTTTTCGGTTCGATTTTCGGTTTTATTCACCCAAAAAACCGAATAACCAAATTACCAGCCATATAATTGTTAAGTATAGTGTTTTTATGTTTAATGAGCTATATTATTGTTTAATATAAGCTGTTAGATTTTATAAAGTTCACAGTCATGATAGAAGGATGCTGTATAAATGGGAATATGAGGAAAGCGTGAGATCTATATTCCCTAATGAAATTGAATGGAATTTTTCCCACTGTTTACATTGTACATTCTCTGATTAAAGGGTATGTGAGAGCTCAATTAATAGAGGAAGCACTGAAGCTATTTGATGAAgctaataaataatatttttataaaaaatgaatCTATCCATCTGATAACGACTTTGCCAATTAATGCAACATAGTTGAACTCATAAAATTGAGTCCAGAGCACACTTTTTCTTGTCCATaagtttataatattatttttattttaaatattagagATGAGAtgataattgtttttttttttttttaagagaaATGGATGATAATTGTGTGGATATTCACTTACCAATGACCATGCATGAC
This window contains:
- the LOC142518877 gene encoding putative E3 ubiquitin-protein ligase LUL4, producing MGITWSKRHRHHHQPPPPPSSSSEPSSPTTTTSTTNLSTPQPLPPPQSASLHNSIYPTRPAQSIQPPSYAFAANAPRPTTFPPPPEQHPYPPPSPPPPPIPPFSYNNYSYNFSNYYPRPTGQHSNYRPYYIPQISGWGQSPACLPRPAPPSHPPVPYVDHQSAKKIKNDVNVHKDTIKLQLDVQNEDCHLVTFTFDALVDGSITVFYFGKEGPNCSFTPVYPEIKPVKIPFGKGLGQKFSQTPGTGVDLGFFDTDDLSTPSPGEDVYPLVILAESCVSISLEGEHSNLEVINASPHAQISQAVLEKKNDGKFQVKVMKQILWIDGVRYELREIFGINNSDETTISGMDLGKECVICMTEVKNTAVLPCRHLCMCSECAKELRLQSDKCPICRQPIEELIEIKVDEEVDA